From Coffea arabica cultivar ET-39 chromosome 9c, Coffea Arabica ET-39 HiFi, whole genome shotgun sequence, one genomic window encodes:
- the LOC140014228 gene encoding uncharacterized protein: MAQMMAKLTDKEKGKEGNSSGGYQKLDLVCKKPEKAEGRGGNRLPKLDFLVFDGENPREWVRRANKYFQIQGVEEEIKSDPAQLHLKGKADIWFHGMYHGKTEVPWEELSMAICERFGGGTPEETIKEFNKLTQTGSVTDYLEKFELLKSLVMPLLPNQPDSYYKSCFLSGLKGEIVNMVRMARPHTLADTIEAAKLQEKNLEVIRRAQRTLPHGALFNPNSMGNSRLNPVPQLRNKWHNEGSKVLRDSDHRGHRVGGTTADQFRKISPTKFNYRREKGLCYKCAKPYTLGHICKQDQIQYILEDELTKLIEVIDGGVDEGEEFCDFIEGGISNERIEVSIRTLSEGNGHITFKLKGALAGRELLILVDSGSTHFFLDERLASHLQLPVARAPLTVRVANGKKLESRQLSRLLNWKVSGHEFQHNFNTLQLGSCDMVLGVDWLARYSPIEFDFNQLSMKFSKGNEEVELKGESNKLKLTAIKGSKLAKWRRKQEYGVTAFLTIVEEGQEGQEEMPTGVKEMLNQYQDIFAEPQGLLPPRSHDHGIPLKEGARPFQIRPYRCPYVQKSEIERLVREMIQMGIIQPSNSSFASPVLLVKKKDGSWRFCVDYRQLNELTVKDKFPMPLIDELIDELHGSKYFTKIDLRAGYHQIMVKMEDIHKTAFRTHQGLYEFKVMPFGLTNAPATFQSLMNQVFKEQLRKYVIVLFDDILVYSPTLEAHLQHVAVVLDLLRQHQLFAKQSKCCFAQTQIEYLGHIISAEGV; encoded by the coding sequence ATGGCGCAGATGATGGCCAAATTGACTGacaaggaaaagggaaaagaaggaaataGCTCAGGAGGATATCAGAAATTGGATCTGGTCTGCAAAAAACCTGAGAAAGCAGAAGGTAGAGGAGGGAACAGGTTGCCAAAACTTGACTTCCTTGTGTTTGATGGAGAGAATCCTAGGGAATGGGTCAGGAGAGCTAACAAGTACTTTCAGATCCAGGGAGTAGAAGAGGAGATAAAATCTGATCCGGCTCAACTGCATCTCAAAGGGAAGGCGGACATATGGTTCCATGGAATGTACCATGGGAAAACTGAAGTTCCATGGGAGGAGTTGTCCATGGCAATATGCGAGAGATTTGGAGGAGGAACACCAGAAGAGACCATAAAAGAGTTCAATAAGCTGACACAGACAGGGAGTGTGACTGATTACCTGGAAAAATTTGAACTGCTAAAATCCCTGGTAATGCCTCTACTACCTAATCAACCCGATTCTTATTATAAATCTTGTTTTTTGAGTGGCTTGAAGGGTGAGATTGTAAACATGGTGAGAATGGCTAGACCTCACACTCTAGCAGATACTATAGAAGCTGCTAAGCTGCAAGAGAAGAACTTAGAAGTTATAAGGAGGGCACAAAGGACGTTACCCCACGGAGCTCTATTCAATCCCAATTCCATGGGGAACAGTAGGCTAAATCCTGTCCCACAACTGAGGAACAAATGGCACAATGAAGGTTCTAAAGTACTCAGGGATAGTGACCACAGGGGGCACAGGGTAGGGGGAACCACAGCAGACCAATTCAGGAAAATCTCTCCCACAAAATTCAACTACAGGAGAGAGAAGGGACTATGTTACAAGTGTGCAAAACCTTACACTTTAGGCCACATCTGCAAGCAAGATCAGATTCAGTATATCTTGGAGGATGAGCTCACTAAGCTGATTGAAGTAATTGATGGGGGAGTGGATGAAGGAGAAGAGTTCTGTGATTTTATTGAGGGAGGAATCAGTAACGAGAGGATAGAGGTTTCAATTCGCACATTATCTGAGGGAAATGGACACATTACCTTTAAATTGAAAGGGGCACTTGCTGGAAGGGAACTCCTAATTCTGGTTGACAGTGGCAGCACCCATTTTTTTCTAGATGAAAGGTTGGCTTCTCACCTACAACTGCCAGTGGCAAGAGCCCCCCTGACAGTTAGAGTGGCCAATGGGAAGAAGCTGGAGTCTAGACAACTTAGCAGACTCCTGAATTGGAAGGTTTCGGGACATGAGTTTCAGCACAACTTCAACACTTTGCAGCTAGGGAGCTGTGATATGGTACTGGGGGTGGATTGGCTAGCCAGATATAGTCCCATCGAATTTGACTTCAACCAGCTGAGCATGAAGTTCTCCAAAGGGAATGAGGAAGTGGAGCTGAAGGGTGAATCTAATAAGCTAAAGCTGACAGCCATTAAAGGGAGCAAGTTGGCCAAGTGGAGAAGGAAGCAAGAATATGGAGTCACTGCATTTCTCACCATAGTGGAGGAGGGACAGGAAGGACAGGAAGAGATGCCAACAGGAGTGAAAGAGATGCTGAATCAGTACCAAGATATATTTGCTGAACCACAGGGTCTACTTCCTCCTAGGAGCCATGACCATGGGATACCACTCAAGGAAGGTGCCAGACCATTCCAGATCAGGCCCTACAGATGCCCTTATGTGCAGAAGTCAGAAATAGAGAGGTTGGTAAGGGAGATGATACAAATGGGAATTATACAGCCTAGCAATAGCTCCTTTGCCTCTCCTGTCTTGTTAGTCAAAAAGAAGGATGGAAGCTGGAGGTTCTGTGTGGACTACAGGCAACTCAATGAGCTCACAGTGAAGGATAAATTTCCAATGCCTCTGATTGATGAACTGATTGATGAGTTACATGGATCCAAgtatttcactaaaattgatctaagGGCAGGTTACCATCAGATTATGGTCAAAATGGAGGACATACACAAGACTGCATTCAGGACTCATCAGGGACTGTACGAATTCAAGgtgatgccatttggactaactaatgcCCCTGCTACATTTCAGAGCTTAATGAACCAAGTTTTCAAGGAGCAATTGAGAAAATATGTGATAGTGCTCTTTGATGACATCTTGGTGTACAGCCCCACATTGGAAGCTCATCTCCAACATGTAGCAGTAGTTTTGGACCTATTGAGACAACACCAACTGTTTGCAAAACAGAGCAAGTGCTGCTTTGCACAGACTCAAATTGAGTACTTAGGCCACATAATCTCTGCTGAAGGAGTGTAG